The following proteins come from a genomic window of Timaviella obliquedivisa GSE-PSE-MK23-08B:
- a CDS encoding phosphoribosylanthranilate isomerase — translation MRVKICGITQTDQAQAIAQFGASALGFICVKQSPRYVAPEQIRGLTTLQTVDRVGVFVDASVAEIEQVVAIAQLTAAQLHGNESPQFCQALRAALPAIEIIKAFRVRNAETLEHTRSYENCVDALLLDAYHPNVTNPGLLGGTGKTLNWESLKQFRPRCPWILAGGITPDNVIDALQKLQPDGIDLSSGVEIAPGDKDLAAVERLFVNLQCCFNVSKNAYTGGGLSADSKVAT, via the coding sequence ATGCGTGTTAAAATTTGCGGTATTACTCAGACAGATCAGGCTCAAGCGATCGCCCAATTTGGCGCAAGTGCCCTTGGCTTTATCTGTGTCAAACAATCTCCTCGCTATGTTGCTCCTGAACAAATTCGAGGACTTACCACGTTACAAACGGTCGATCGAGTGGGCGTGTTTGTCGATGCATCAGTGGCGGAAATCGAGCAAGTGGTGGCGATCGCTCAGTTGACTGCCGCCCAACTTCACGGCAATGAATCTCCCCAGTTTTGTCAGGCGCTACGGGCAGCTTTACCTGCGATCGAAATCATCAAAGCTTTCCGGGTGCGGAATGCCGAAACGCTGGAACACACCCGCAGTTATGAAAACTGCGTCGATGCACTGCTGCTTGATGCTTACCATCCTAATGTCACTAACCCTGGACTGTTGGGTGGAACGGGAAAAACCCTCAACTGGGAGAGCCTGAAGCAATTCCGTCCTCGTTGCCCTTGGATTCTGGCAGGTGGCATTACACCAGATAACGTAATCGATGCGCTGCAAAAGCTTCAACCCGACGGCATCGATCTTTCTAGCGGGGTTGAGATTGCGCCCGGAGACAAAGATTTAGCCGCTGTGGAAAGATTATTCGTTAATCTCCAGTGTTGTTTTAACGTGTCTAAAAATGCGTACACTGGCGGCGGATTGAGCGCCGATTCTAAAGTGGCAACTTGA
- a CDS encoding ATP phosphoribosyltransferase regulatory subunit has product MVYQSPVGARDLFPLDVAQKRWIENRLRQVFHSWGYHRIITSTLERLDTLMAGGAIEQSTVIQLQDREGEALGLRPELTASIARAAVTRMAGVSRPQRLYYNTNVFRRSLKGDHTRQQEFYQAGLELLGSSGVAADAEVLLVMMNCLTSLGLEDSYLVLGEAELTRSLLSAFPENIREKVRVAIAMLDRITLETLPLPPALRDRALLIMDLRGQPADVLQQVASLDLDEGQRAIVANLKALIELWQASWAGQSGMALVLDLSLIQTFDYYTGIVFEVVSGTIFGQRVLGQGGRYDQLLGLYHPQGETCPGIGFVLNIEELHQVLLPTGQLPVQTPASDWLVVPTTPRAYAAAFTHAQQLRNADPTVRVEMELDSRESSESVAAYAQRRRIRQIAWVNEAGVAQVEALEVAH; this is encoded by the coding sequence ATGGTTTATCAATCTCCTGTGGGAGCAAGGGATCTATTTCCCTTAGATGTGGCGCAAAAACGATGGATCGAGAATCGTCTCCGGCAGGTCTTCCACAGTTGGGGTTATCACCGCATTATTACTTCTACCCTGGAGCGTCTGGATACTTTGATGGCGGGCGGAGCAATTGAACAATCTACTGTGATTCAACTGCAAGATCGGGAGGGCGAAGCGCTGGGGCTACGTCCAGAATTGACGGCTTCGATCGCCCGGGCAGCCGTGACGCGGATGGCAGGAGTCAGCCGACCTCAGCGGCTTTATTACAATACCAATGTGTTTCGGCGATCGCTGAAGGGTGACCACACTCGGCAGCAAGAGTTTTATCAGGCGGGCTTAGAGCTCTTGGGCAGCAGCGGTGTGGCTGCTGATGCTGAGGTGCTGCTAGTGATGATGAACTGTCTGACGAGTTTGGGTTTAGAAGATTCTTATTTAGTGCTGGGCGAGGCAGAATTAACCCGATCGCTGCTCTCGGCTTTTCCTGAAAATATACGAGAGAAAGTGCGGGTAGCGATCGCTATGCTCGATCGCATTACCTTAGAAACTCTGCCGCTGCCGCCAGCCTTGCGCGATCGGGCGCTATTAATTATGGATCTGCGAGGACAGCCTGCGGATGTGCTGCAACAGGTCGCTAGTCTAGATTTAGATGAGGGGCAACGGGCGATCGTGGCTAATCTTAAAGCCTTGATTGAACTGTGGCAGGCAAGCTGGGCAGGGCAAAGTGGCATGGCGCTTGTGCTCGACCTCAGCCTCATTCAAACCTTCGATTACTATACGGGCATTGTTTTTGAAGTGGTGAGTGGCACCATCTTTGGACAACGAGTGCTAGGGCAAGGGGGACGCTACGACCAGCTTTTAGGGCTTTACCATCCTCAAGGCGAAACCTGTCCCGGCATCGGATTTGTGCTGAACATTGAAGAACTCCATCAGGTTCTATTGCCTACCGGACAATTGCCCGTCCAAACGCCCGCCAGCGATTGGCTCGTGGTGCCAACAACGCCCCGTGCCTATGCCGCCGCTTTTACCCATGCCCAACAATTGCGTAATGCTGACCCTACAGTCCGTGTCGAGATGGAGCTAGATAGCCGAGAATCGTCAGAATCGGTTGCTGCCTATGCCCAACGCCGTCGGATTCGGCAAATTGCCTGGGTGAATGAGGCGGGTGTCGCTCAAGTTGAAGCTTTAGAAGTCGCTCATTAG
- a CDS encoding J domain-containing protein, producing MSLKIEQGLFNLDFTDYHAILGVPVDADMKDIRKGYLKIARRLHPDSCAQDAECDRQQAAEFLSKMVNPAYEKLSQERNYTEYCVLLRIKGQQALKQQETVILISEPARKLAAASDIDNFYRITLKNLAERQYEHLGQTLDLTGQISEMNLVYLMRKEGRGELNLGKKAAVGTPNAEKAAIAAATSPKAQSTNTLVAAYLRRAQEYEKKRDYSRVILELRDATRIDPRNSECHSRLGEVYLKTNQAKMAKIHFTKALELNAKDEAALAGMKKVEGSSAPAAITVGKKSEKVDPKATPKSGKVDPKPEGGLFGLFGGKKK from the coding sequence ATGTCTTTGAAGATTGAACAGGGATTATTTAATCTAGACTTCACCGATTACCATGCAATTTTAGGCGTTCCCGTCGATGCGGATATGAAGGATATTCGCAAGGGATATCTTAAAATTGCGCGGCGGCTGCACCCAGATAGCTGCGCTCAAGATGCGGAGTGCGATCGCCAACAAGCGGCTGAGTTTCTCTCAAAAATGGTCAATCCTGCATACGAAAAGCTTTCTCAAGAACGCAATTACACTGAGTACTGTGTGCTGTTGCGAATTAAGGGACAACAGGCGTTGAAGCAACAAGAAACCGTGATCCTGATTAGCGAACCCGCGCGAAAACTGGCGGCGGCTAGCGATATTGATAATTTCTATCGCATCACTTTAAAGAATTTGGCTGAGCGTCAGTATGAACATTTGGGTCAAACATTGGATTTGACGGGACAAATCAGCGAGATGAATCTGGTTTACCTGATGCGAAAAGAGGGACGAGGCGAACTGAATTTAGGGAAAAAGGCAGCGGTAGGAACTCCAAATGCAGAGAAAGCCGCGATCGCAGCAGCCACTTCTCCAAAGGCTCAAAGCACAAACACCTTAGTGGCGGCATATTTGCGTCGTGCCCAAGAGTACGAGAAAAAGCGAGATTATTCCCGTGTCATTTTAGAGTTACGGGATGCGACGCGCATTGACCCAAGAAATAGTGAGTGCCATAGCCGTCTGGGTGAAGTTTATTTGAAAACCAATCAAGCGAAGATGGCAAAGATTCATTTCACAAAAGCCTTAGAGTTAAATGCTAAAGATGAAGCGGCTCTGGCAGGCATGAAAAAAGTTGAAGGCAGCAGTGCGCCTGCTGCCATAACGGTTGGGAAAAAATCTGAAAAAGTTGATCCAAAGGCAACCCCGAAAAGCGGTAAGGTTGATCCGAAACCCGAAGGCGGGCTATTTGGATTATTTGGCGGGAAGAAAAAATAA
- a CDS encoding HigA family addiction module antidote protein, protein MRIPTHRSPTHPGEMLLEEFLISMGLTQRELADALHVPYQRVNELVKGKRGMTPGTALRLAKFFEVSADFWMTLQLRWDPYHA, encoded by the coding sequence ATGAGAATACCAACCCATAGATCTCCAACTCATCCAGGAGAAATGTTACTAGAAGAGTTTTTAATTTCAATGGGATTGACCCAGCGGGAATTAGCTGACGCACTCCATGTTCCTTATCAGCGGGTAAACGAACTGGTTAAGGGCAAACGGGGCATGACACCGGGAACGGCGCTGAGACTAGCTAAATTTTTTGAGGTGTCTGCCGATTTCTGGATGACGCTGCAATTGCGGTGGGATCCATACCATGCCTAG
- a CDS encoding NACHT domain-containing protein: MTDPLQGQGIESTELKDSNLQQSQAGGDVNALNNSPHAQLTIQRSFISLFGQSREQPGIDWERAGRILQQQQPEIKSRLKQMLFGDVLLDVDLAEEPELVAKLRSQSTALEAQKILTIDGVHEEAIDSRQPILATYAREDIRGKLLILGTPGAGKTTTLLKLAEQLVGEAIAQPKTVIPIIFELSTWRDDSQSIEAWLLAQLYENFGGDRKRKIYEPWLEKQVLLPLLDGLDELGLVRQKLCTEKINEFARTYPQLVVCCRVREFMQAGVKLSNLRGAVCLQPLSDGQIQEYLGQVGKLELWQQIQAVPEMARLLKPVLPAVSQEDEDNSEDEEEPGLLRVPLFIGLAARVYDSQKPLQGKADLFERYIDRQLSPEVRESDRLRKEFTNRDWAYKTLAREPDWRDVRRSLGWLAGQLQERNQVELLIEKMQPSWLDEGRSRWGYRVSVGLIFGLTGLLIGGLTVGLLGLLIGGLIGGLLGSLTVGLIFGLTVGLIGRLDDIKPVENFRISMSQKVRREILRSLRGWLIFGLIFGLILSLIVLIVGLIYGLIFGLTVGLISGLLNGMKQDLKTRSRPNQGIWKSLYNVAWVTTFSYPLAVMWMAGTITLPVEALKAGMARQSLLVTAEVVQKSLLQAIIPGIAGALIFGLFGGGLACIQHLSLRFTLTHDRKIPWNYARFLNYCVERRLLQRIGGRYRFIHRELLDHFAFSKNYPL, encoded by the coding sequence ATGACTGATCCATTGCAAGGACAGGGAATTGAAAGTACTGAACTAAAGGACAGCAATCTCCAGCAGTCTCAGGCGGGGGGAGATGTTAATGCTCTCAATAATTCGCCTCATGCTCAGTTGACGATTCAGCGATCGTTCATTTCACTATTTGGTCAGTCGCGGGAACAACCGGGAATTGACTGGGAGCGGGCGGGGCGGATTTTGCAGCAACAGCAACCGGAGATTAAGAGCCGCTTGAAGCAAATGCTATTTGGGGATGTGCTGCTAGATGTGGATTTGGCGGAGGAACCTGAACTGGTGGCAAAGCTGCGATCGCAATCCACCGCATTGGAAGCACAGAAAATCCTGACCATTGACGGGGTACACGAAGAGGCGATCGATTCTCGTCAGCCGATTTTGGCGACCTATGCCAGGGAAGATATTCGGGGCAAGCTGTTGATTTTGGGAACGCCGGGGGCGGGGAAAACGACGACGCTGTTGAAGTTGGCAGAACAGTTGGTGGGAGAGGCAATCGCCCAGCCTAAGACGGTGATTCCGATTATTTTTGAGCTATCGACTTGGCGGGATGACAGTCAGAGCATTGAGGCTTGGTTATTGGCGCAGTTGTATGAGAATTTTGGGGGCGATCGCAAACGCAAAATCTATGAGCCGTGGCTAGAGAAGCAGGTGTTGCTGCCGTTGCTGGATGGGTTGGATGAGTTGGGGCTGGTGCGGCAGAAGCTTTGTACTGAAAAGATTAATGAGTTTGCGCGGACTTATCCACAGTTGGTGGTGTGTTGTCGGGTGCGGGAGTTTATGCAAGCGGGGGTGAAGCTGAGTAATTTGCGGGGTGCGGTGTGTTTGCAGCCGTTGTCGGATGGGCAGATTCAGGAGTATTTGGGGCAGGTAGGCAAGTTAGAACTGTGGCAACAGATTCAGGCGGTGCCGGAGATGGCGAGGTTGCTGAAGCCTGTGTTACCTGCGGTCAGTCAGGAAGATGAGGATAATTCTGAGGATGAGGAAGAGCCAGGATTATTGCGGGTGCCGTTGTTTATTGGGTTAGCGGCGCGGGTGTATGACTCGCAGAAGCCGTTGCAGGGGAAGGCGGATTTGTTTGAGCGGTATATCGATCGCCAATTAAGCCCAGAAGTGCGGGAGAGCGATCGCCTTCGTAAGGAATTTACTAATCGAGATTGGGCATACAAAACTTTGGCGCGGGAACCAGATTGGCGTGATGTGCGGCGATCGTTGGGATGGTTGGCGGGGCAGTTGCAAGAGCGGAATCAGGTGGAATTGTTGATTGAAAAGATGCAGCCGAGTTGGTTGGATGAGGGTCGATCGAGGTGGGGGTATCGGGTGAGTGTTGGGCTGATTTTTGGGCTAACAGGTTTGCTGATTGGTGGGCTGACCGTTGGACTGCTCGGTTTGCTGATTGGTGGGCTGATTGGTGGACTGCTCGGTTCGCTGACAGTTGGGCTAATTTTTGGGCTGACAGTTGGGCTGATTGGTAGGCTAGATGATATTAAGCCTGTTGAAAACTTTCGTATTTCGATGTCTCAAAAAGTGCGCCGAGAAATCCTAAGGAGTTTGCGAGGATGGCTAATTTTTGGGTTAATTTTTGGGTTAATTTTGTCTCTGATAGTTTTAATAGTTGGGTTAATCTATGGGTTAATTTTTGGGCTGACAGTTGGGCTGATTAGTGGGCTACTTAACGGGATGAAACAGGATTTGAAAACGCGATCGCGCCCCAATCAAGGTATTTGGAAATCTTTATATAATGTCGCCTGGGTCACGACCTTCAGTTATCCCTTGGCTGTGATGTGGATGGCTGGAACCATAACTTTACCTGTAGAAGCTTTAAAAGCAGGCATGGCAAGACAGTCTTTACTTGTCACTGCTGAAGTTGTTCAGAAATCATTGCTACAGGCAATCATTCCAGGAATAGCAGGTGCATTGATTTTTGGCTTGTTTGGCGGTGGCTTAGCCTGTATCCAACACCTCAGCCTTCGCTTTACGCTTACCCACGATCGCAAAATTCCTTGGAACTATGCCCGTTTCCTCAACTACTGCGTTGAACGTCGCCTGCTCCAGCGCATCGGCGGTCGCTATCGCTTCATTCACCGCGAACTGCTCGACCACTTTGCCTTCTCCAAAAATTACCCTTTATGA
- a CDS encoding 2Fe-2S iron-sulfur cluster binding domain-containing protein: protein MPRVHTVRIYNRQTNTHHTVQVPEDRYILAFTENQGVELPFSCRNGACTACAVRVVSGEIYQPEAMGLSPKLREKGYALLCVSYARSDLEVETQDEDEVYELQFGQYFGKGRVRKGLPLDED, encoded by the coding sequence ATGCCCCGCGTTCACACCGTGCGGATCTACAACCGCCAAACTAATACTCACCATACCGTCCAGGTTCCCGAAGACCGTTACATCCTCGCCTTCACCGAAAACCAGGGCGTTGAACTACCCTTTTCCTGCCGCAATGGAGCCTGTACCGCTTGCGCCGTTCGCGTCGTTTCTGGCGAAATTTATCAACCCGAAGCGATGGGACTATCTCCCAAACTTCGAGAAAAAGGCTATGCGCTGCTCTGTGTCAGCTATGCGCGATCGGATTTAGAAGTCGAAACCCAGGATGAAGATGAAGTGTACGAACTTCAGTTTGGGCAATACTTTGGCAAAGGCAGGGTGCGCAAAGGTTTACCGCTCGATGAAGATTAA
- the psaK gene encoding photosystem I reaction center subunit PsaK: protein MTYLTLLAAVPHTPEWSYKVALVMISCNLFAIAVGYYAIKNRGVGPQLPVAVPAMFTGFGIPELLATASFGHVLGAGFILGLGNAGLL from the coding sequence TTGACGTACCTAACTTTACTAGCAGCCGTGCCTCATACGCCAGAATGGTCTTATAAAGTAGCGCTGGTGATGATTTCTTGCAATTTATTTGCGATCGCTGTTGGCTACTACGCCATCAAAAATCGCGGTGTTGGCCCTCAGCTTCCGGTGGCAGTACCCGCCATGTTCACCGGATTTGGCATTCCCGAACTATTAGCAACTGCCAGCTTTGGGCATGTGCTAGGGGCAGGGTTCATTCTAGGATTGGGGAATGCAGGCTTGCTGTAG
- the argF gene encoding ornithine carbamoyltransferase: MSVASLQGRDLLSMADLSVDELRGLLDLAAAMKAGKVNLRCNKVLGLLFQKASTRTRVSFTVAMYQLGGQVIDLNSSVTQVGRGEPTIDTARVLDRYLDVLAIRTFEQQELETFASYAKIPVINALTDLEHPCQVLADLQTVKEQFGQLEGLTLTYVGDGNNMANSLMLGCALADMNVRIAAPKGYEPDAAIVQQATEIAGGSQVLVMQDPIEAVKGAHVIYTDVWASMGQEDLAEGRLPIFQPYQVNNHLLSRADGQAIVLHCLPAHRGEEITDEVMEGSQSLVWDQAENRLHAQKALLASVLGASAT, from the coding sequence ATGAGCGTAGCGTCATTGCAGGGAAGGGATTTGCTAAGCATGGCAGATCTCAGCGTGGACGAGTTGCGAGGGCTTCTAGACTTAGCTGCCGCAATGAAGGCAGGAAAAGTGAACCTTCGCTGCAACAAGGTTTTGGGGCTGTTGTTCCAAAAGGCTTCGACTCGGACACGGGTGAGTTTTACGGTGGCGATGTATCAACTCGGCGGGCAGGTAATTGACCTGAATTCTAGTGTTACCCAAGTGGGACGGGGCGAACCCACGATCGATACGGCGCGGGTGCTCGATCGCTATCTTGATGTGTTAGCCATTCGTACCTTCGAGCAGCAAGAGCTAGAAACCTTTGCCAGCTACGCCAAAATCCCTGTGATTAATGCGCTAACTGATCTAGAGCATCCTTGTCAGGTACTGGCAGATCTTCAGACAGTGAAAGAGCAGTTTGGACAACTGGAAGGGCTGACGCTCACCTATGTGGGAGATGGTAACAACATGGCGAATTCGCTGATGTTGGGCTGTGCTTTAGCAGACATGAATGTGCGGATTGCGGCTCCAAAAGGCTACGAACCTGATGCGGCGATCGTCCAACAAGCAACAGAAATTGCGGGAGGCTCTCAGGTTTTAGTGATGCAGGATCCGATCGAAGCCGTTAAAGGGGCACATGTGATTTACACCGACGTGTGGGCAAGCATGGGGCAGGAAGATTTGGCAGAAGGACGGTTGCCCATTTTTCAGCCTTATCAGGTGAACAATCACCTGTTGAGCCGTGCAGATGGGCAGGCGATCGTGCTCCATTGTTTGCCCGCGCATCGGGGCGAAGAAATTACTGATGAAGTGATGGAGGGTTCACAGTCATTGGTGTGGGATCAGGCGGAAAATCGGCTTCATGCTCAGAAGGCTCTACTGGCGAGTGTGTTGGGGGCAAGTGCCACATGA
- a CDS encoding inositol monophosphatase, with amino-acid sequence MTQSLQTFLDIATEAALAGGAVLQTYLGKLEDIQEKGRPGDLVTEADKRAEVAILSVIQRHFPEHGILAEESGKLGEAESKFLWAIDPLDGTTNFAHQYPFYSTSIGLLIDGVPQVGVIFDPSRQELFRAAKGLGATCNRRPIRVSRTNDLSRSLLVTGFAYDRHETSDNNYAEFCRLTHLTQGVRRGGSAAIDLAYVACGRLDGYWERGLSPWDIAAGVVIIEEAGGKVTAYDESTFAIDSGRILATNGQIHKALSQELGKTTPLNVEWN; translated from the coding sequence ATGACTCAATCTCTTCAAACATTTTTAGATATTGCAACTGAAGCGGCGCTTGCAGGAGGGGCAGTTTTGCAGACTTACCTCGGCAAATTGGAAGATATCCAAGAAAAAGGACGACCCGGCGATTTAGTGACTGAAGCTGATAAACGGGCTGAAGTAGCAATTTTATCGGTGATTCAGCGGCACTTCCCTGAACATGGCATTTTGGCGGAAGAGTCGGGGAAGTTAGGCGAGGCTGAGAGTAAGTTTCTGTGGGCGATCGATCCTTTGGATGGTACAACTAATTTTGCTCACCAGTATCCTTTTTATTCCACGTCCATTGGCTTGCTGATTGATGGCGTACCGCAAGTCGGCGTGATTTTTGACCCTTCTCGCCAAGAGTTATTTCGGGCAGCAAAGGGGTTGGGCGCAACTTGCAATCGTCGTCCCATTCGCGTATCACGAACGAATGATCTGTCGCGGAGCTTACTGGTGACTGGGTTTGCCTACGATCGCCACGAAACCTCTGATAATAACTACGCCGAATTCTGTCGCCTAACTCATCTCACTCAAGGCGTGCGACGAGGCGGATCAGCGGCGATCGATTTAGCTTATGTCGCCTGTGGACGGCTAGATGGCTACTGGGAGCGAGGCTTGTCGCCCTGGGATATTGCGGCTGGGGTTGTCATTATTGAAGAGGCGGGAGGAAAAGTGACTGCTTATGATGAAAGCACTTTTGCAATAGATTCGGGGCGAATTTTAGCCACCAATGGTCAAATTCATAAGGCTTTGAGTCAAGAGTTGGGTAAAACTACGCCATTAAATGTGGAGTGGAATTAG
- a CDS encoding isochorismatase, whose translation MQTTTHLPTHFDPAKVGEVWRVPYQERAIAAQEWAKQHRIQPATSDSQRVCLLAIDVQNTFCIPEHELFVGGRSGRGAVDDNVRLCEFIYRNLAEITEIALTMDTHTATQIFHPVFWVNSAGAHPSPMTVITLEDVENGTWNVNPAAVPSIILGKDSDGHLNGYQDLQTYGLHYVRRLHQNGKFPLTIWPYHSILGGIGHAIVSAVEEACFFHTLARGSQTHFELKGSNPLTENYSVLQPEVMSDQQERAIAHKNTAFLQKLLSFDRIIIAGQAKSHCVAWTIDDLLSEIQATDPSLAQKVYLLEDCMSPVVVPGIVDFTDQAIATFQRFAHAGMQVIRSTDW comes from the coding sequence ATGCAAACCACAACTCACTTACCCACTCATTTTGATCCGGCAAAAGTTGGAGAAGTATGGCGAGTTCCTTATCAAGAACGGGCGATCGCTGCCCAAGAATGGGCAAAACAACACCGTATTCAGCCTGCAACAAGCGATTCTCAGCGGGTATGCTTATTGGCGATCGACGTACAAAATACCTTTTGCATTCCCGAACATGAGCTATTTGTAGGCGGCAGATCGGGCAGGGGCGCAGTTGATGATAATGTTCGCCTCTGTGAGTTCATCTATAGAAATTTGGCGGAAATTACTGAAATTGCATTAACGATGGATACGCATACCGCCACCCAAATCTTTCATCCAGTCTTCTGGGTCAACTCGGCAGGCGCACATCCTTCGCCCATGACCGTGATTACGCTAGAAGACGTGGAAAATGGGACATGGAACGTTAATCCTGCGGCGGTTCCTAGCATCATTCTAGGCAAAGATTCAGACGGACATCTAAATGGATATCAAGATCTGCAAACTTATGGACTTCACTATGTTCGGCGGCTTCATCAAAACGGTAAATTTCCGTTAACGATTTGGCCTTACCACTCTATTCTAGGAGGTATAGGTCATGCGATCGTTTCGGCGGTAGAAGAAGCCTGTTTTTTTCATACCTTAGCGCGTGGCAGTCAGACACACTTTGAACTAAAAGGGAGCAATCCCCTAACCGAAAATTATTCGGTGTTGCAGCCAGAAGTGATGAGTGATCAACAGGAACGGGCGATCGCCCACAAAAATACGGCTTTTCTACAAAAGCTCCTCAGCTTTGATCGCATTATTATCGCCGGACAAGCCAAAAGCCACTGTGTTGCTTGGACGATTGATGATCTGTTAAGCGAGATTCAGGCGACCGATCCAAGTCTGGCTCAAAAGGTTTATTTGTTAGAAGACTGTATGTCTCCTGTAGTCGTTCCGGGCATCGTCGATTTTACCGATCAGGCGATCGCCACATTTCAGCGGTTTGCCCATGCTGGAATGCAGGTAATTCGATCGACAGATTGGTAA